From a single Chthoniobacterales bacterium genomic region:
- the ribH gene encoding 6,7-dimethyl-8-ribityllumazine synthase encodes MSKALPIRPRIAAKAKNAFALVVSRYNGEFTSALEREARAELLAIDPGATIETFDAPGSFEVPLIVKLLAERRQYHAILALGIILKGETAHADLIAASITNSLQQIALSHNVPVIHEVLLVNNEAQAHARCLEPELNRGREAARAAASAVETVQAIITT; translated from the coding sequence ATGTCGAAAGCTCTCCCAATCCGTCCGCGCATCGCGGCGAAGGCCAAAAATGCCTTCGCGCTTGTCGTGAGCCGGTATAACGGCGAGTTCACATCGGCACTCGAGCGCGAAGCCCGCGCGGAGCTGCTTGCCATCGACCCCGGCGCTACCATCGAGACCTTTGACGCCCCCGGCTCCTTCGAGGTCCCCCTGATCGTGAAGCTCCTTGCCGAGCGCCGCCAGTATCACGCCATCCTCGCCCTCGGGATCATTCTCAAGGGCGAGACGGCTCATGCGGACCTCATCGCCGCATCCATCACCAATTCACTGCAACAGATCGCGCTCAGTCACAACGTGCCCGTCATTCACGAAGTGCTGCTCGTCAACAACGAGGCCCAGGCCCACGCCCGCTGCCTCGAGCCGGAGTTGAACCGCGGCCGGGAAGCCGCCCGCGCCGCGGCCTCCGCCGTCGAGACCGTGCAGGCGATCATCACCACCTAG
- the nusB gene encoding transcription antitermination factor NusB translates to MGVRREGREAAVQFLYQRDLNASAEVADLQVFYKMRGLSPAARRFTDVLVPGILSTQEAIDALIKEHADNYELHRLSAVDRNILRLAIYEMLHCPDVPPVVSINEAIEIAKKYSTDESGRFVNGVLDRIRTKLPRPARTAAAKAD, encoded by the coding sequence ATGGGAGTTCGTCGAGAAGGCCGCGAAGCGGCCGTCCAGTTTCTTTATCAGCGTGACCTGAATGCCTCCGCCGAGGTGGCCGATCTTCAGGTCTTCTACAAAATGCGCGGCCTCAGCCCCGCCGCCCGCCGCTTCACCGACGTGCTCGTCCCCGGCATTCTCTCCACGCAGGAAGCCATCGACGCCCTCATCAAGGAACACGCCGACAACTACGAACTGCACCGCCTCTCCGCCGTCGACCGCAACATCCTGCGCCTCGCCATTTACGAGATGCTTCATTGCCCCGACGTGCCGCCCGTTGTCTCGATCAACGAGGCCATCGAGATCGCCAAGAAATACAGCACCGACGAGTCCGGCCGGTTCGTGAATGGCGTGCTCGACCGCATCCGCACGAAGCTCCCCCGCCCCGCCCGCACCGCCGCGGCGAAGGCCGACTGA